The Armatimonadota bacterium genomic sequence TAATCCGTGACAGCCCTGATGCATCGGGGCACTGGCTACATCGCGTGCCTGTACGCCAGGTCCACCTGGTAGGTGGCCGGCGCGCCGGCGGCGCCGCCGGGGGCATCACCGTGGGTGAGGGTGCCTTTGAGGATCAGGTAGTGCCCCTCGCCCGCCTCACGCGCGTATTCCAGGCCATAGGTGGCGGTGCGATAGCGACCGCCCGGGGCGAGCATATCGTCGAGCACGATCACCGTCTCCAGCCGCTCGCGCTGTGACAGGCGACCGCGCAAACCCAGCATGCTGCTGCGCAGGGACTTGACTTCAGCGAGGCTGTCCTCCGTGACGTAACGCGCCAACGCAGCGAACTTGCCGCCGAAACGATGCCCGACCTCGATCAGCTTGCGATCTACCGCCAAGACCTTCTGCTTGTCGTCGGTCAGCGGGTTCTGCTGGAAAGACAGCCGCGCGTAGGTGCGCCCGCCGAGCATGGTCTGATAGCCGACAGCCGACGCGATCAGCTTGTCGCCGGCGATGGCTTGGCGCTCCATGTAGCACAGGCTCAATCCGCCGTCGCCGAACGACACCCACGTCGGCAGCTTGCGGTAGCCGTACTTGACGTTGTCGTCGAACAGCCCGGTATCCGCCGCCTTCGCCCAGTCGGCTAGCGGGCGGCCTAACTTGAGGTTGAGGCTGCCGAAGCGCCAATCGGTGGCGGCGCCGTCATCCACTTCGAGCGTCTGCACGCCGCCGACAAAGGTGAGCCGGTTCCCCCCGACTCCTCCCCGCAGCGCGAACGTGCGCGCGGCCTGGGCGCCGCCCGGTTTCAGGTCATGCTCGCGGGTGAACCTCCCCAGTGCGCCGAAGCCGCCGCCCAGGTCGAAACCCCCTTCGTAGAGGTCGAGGCGCGCTTCGCGCATGACCAGTTTGCTGTCCTGCTTCAGCATCGGGTTGACGTGCGAGGTCAGCTTGAGGTACCCGCGCCCGCCAATCATGGTCTGGTAAGCGAGGCTGCGGGTCGCCGCCTGGTTCGGGTCCTCGCCGGAGCGGCCAATCAAGCTCAGCGCGACCGCGCCGTCGCCCAGAGACGCCCATTCCGGGGTGGAGCGTAAGCCATAGACACCCGCGCCGGGCACGGGATCGGCGGCGGTCAGGGCCCGGGCCCAGGCAGTCAACGGGCGCCCGAGCTTGATCTGCAGGTGGCCGAAGGTGGTCGCGAGATCGGGCTGCGCCGTCCCCTGTTGGACGCTGACGCCCGTGGCGAGGGTGAGTGGTCCGGGGTTCAGCTGGAGCTTGAGGCCGTGGTCGAGCTTCGTCTCCATCCCCTTGTCGGTCTCGCGTGCATAGTCAGCGGTGAGGCTGGCATAAGGCGCCAGCCGGCTGGAGAATCCCAACCGAGTGCGGACGAAGTCATGATCCGCCTGTGGCCCCTGCTGCTGCAGCGACTCGTAGCCGGCGCTGAACTGCGCCAGCGGGCTGGGAGCGACCGTCAGGCCAAGCTGGTAGAGCGTGTCCGCCTGCAGGTTGCCCTGACCCTGGGCCTGCTGCTTGTAGAGGCCCTTGAGCGTGGTCTTGGTGCGCCCCGCGCCGACGATCGATTTCAGGGCAAGTTGGGTCGTCGCTTCGGTCTTGCCGTCCCCGTAGCCGCGGTCCATCCAATCGCCCACCAGGCTCAGCCGCGCGCCTGGCGCGTGTTCGAAATGAACCTGGGTGGTATCGGTGTCGGTGGGGCTGCCGCCCGACGCCAGCGACGTCAGGTTGCGCACCACGCTCGCGCGGGTGCCGCCGCCGAAGTCGTGGCGCAGCGCGTACTCCCGCACCTGTTTGTCGGTCACCTCCAGACGCCCGCCGCGGTCCCACTCCTCGCGCGCCTGGTCGAGCTTGAAGTCCACCCGCGTCCGCGCGCTGAGCTGATAGACCGCCTCCCCCTTGGTGATGTCGCGCGTCAGCCCCTGCTCTTTGTCGCCGTCGCGCTGGTTGACCTTCTGGCTGTGGCTGTAGTTGAGCTGCAGCGCGTCCGACGCGCGATAGCGGGCCTGCAGTTGCAGGTCGCGCATCCCGCGCACCGCTGCCAGCCCGTCCGCCCCCGAGCGGTCGCCGACGAAGCTGACGGCGCCCGCGCCCGGCGCGCGGAACTCCGGATCCACGTCGGTGTACGACCCCGCCAACTCCAGCCCGCCGGTGGCGTACGACAGATGCTCCTGGAGCGCTCGGGCGCGGCCCATCAGGTCGCCCGCGCCGGTGCCGCGCAGGGGCATGAGCGCCGACGCCGACCAGCCGAATGGATCCCCTTCGGGCTGCGCCCCGAACACGCTGGCGGGGCGGTTGAAGTAGGCACCCCCCGACAGGCGCGATGCCGCGCTCAGCGACAGGTCCATCTGGCCGCCGAAGACGCTCCACGCGCTGTCGCGGGTCGGCGCAAGCGGATCCGGATGCTCATCTACCACAGTCAGTGGCAGGAGGTAGCCGGATGACGGCCCCGAGTCCGCGGGGACGGTTAACGCTTGGGCGTGCCGGCCGGTGCCCAAGAGGAGTGTCACCACCAGGAGCGCGAAGGCGAGCCCCGGCTCTCCCCGGCGCGCGGCCCAATTGTGAATGCGCGCATGCATCAGCGTCGTGTCGGTGCCTTACTCAGTTGGGCGCCGTCAGAACCCCCAGTGTCGGATAGGTCCGGATGAGAAGCGATCGCGTTCGTGGCGCGGTCGCAGCGTTAGCGGTTCGGTCCGATGCTGATCGAGGAGCGCCTGGCGCACCTCGGACAGCGGACTGCGGTCAAGTGTCACCATTGCCGCCTGCGAGCTCTCGGTTGAGCCCTCGACGTGTGCCTGAGGCTGAGTGTCCACCGGCGGCTCTACATCGGCTGCCGCCAAGTGAGACACAGGCGTCGCCGCCGCAGTCAGCACGGTGGACGCGACAGCCACAGACGGCGGCGAAGTCTCAGGCGCCGCACTCAGCCGGGGGCGAGCGGCCGTGATCATTGCATCTATGCCCCGGCGAGTGGCGATCACCGTTCGCTTAACGGCGAGCCGCGCGCGCCGCGCCGCAGCCGGCGCCTGGGCGCTGGTCGCGCCTGCCCTGGAGCTGGTTACGACTGGGGTCTCTTCGACGCCGGTCGGAGCCGGCTTCGATAGCGCAGTGGCCGCCGCCTGCTCGCCCGCCCGCGCGGGCCGTTGGGCCAGTGCCGCGGGCTGCCGCACTACGACGGGAGCGCGGATCGCCAGCATCACCGCCGCCGCCGCGCCCGCCGCCGCAAGCGCTCCGATGGCGCCCTTGAGTACCGGCCGGAAACGGAGCGGATGCGATCGCCGGGCCGCTTCGGCCTGCACGCGCGGGTGAATCCACGGGGGCGCGTCAACTTCATTCAGACCGCGTATGAACGCGATGCTCGCCTCCAGGGTCGCGATCTCGCGCTCGCACACTCGACATCCCGCCAAGTGGGCGTCCATGCCGTCCGCCAGCTCGGGCGCGAGCCGCCCGTGGGCATGGTCGTCGAGCAAGTCTCGAGCCCGGACACAAGTGGCAATCGGTGCCGCCGCCGGCTCTCCGGCACCGCGCGCGACACGAGCGCGCAGGTCGGGAGGCGGAGGCACCTCGACCAGCGATCCCACCAGCCGCACGGTTCGCCCGAGTTGGTTCAGCTCACGGCGGCAGCCGCTGCATGTAGCGAGGTGCTGCTCGACCAGGGAAGCGAACTCCTGCGGGAGATCCCCCTCCATCAGGCCCTGCAGGTTCTCGCGAAATTGTGCGCAGTCCATCACGGCCCCTTCACGGTTACCTGTCTCATCTTGGTTTGACACTCGAGGGCACGAGAAGTTGTGCGCAAATGTCGCCATAGCCCCTCAGCAGGGGGCACCATTAGATCGCGCCTCCGGAGCCGTGCCGCGCCAGGCAGCGGGTTCATTCACGTATGCTACATGGTGGCATCGGTAGTGTCAAGACTTGTGGCATCGGCACGCTTTACACCTCATGCGCGTCATGGTATGTTATCCGCAGTCGCCGCGGCGTCCGCGTCCCGCTGCTGCGCCGCTTGATCGTGCGAGCGGCAATGTGATATATTTCACAAGGTGTGTCGGTGTCGTGTGGGTCGCCGGTGCTGGCCCGACCGGGTTCTGAGCGAATAACCAGGAAGCCGAGGCGTGATGCCCTCCAACGAAGGTGACGGTGACCGGCGCCGATACTACCCTGTGCTGCTCGATCTCGACGGGCGGCGGTGTGTGGTGGTGGGCGGCGGGGAGGTGGCAGAGCGCAAGGTCAGGTCGCTGGTCGAGTGCGGGGCCGAGACCCTGGTGATCGCGCCTGAGGTGACGGAGGCGATTGGCGACTTGGCGCGGCAGGGGCTGGTCAAACTCTTGCGAAAGCCCTATGAGCAGGGCGACCTGGCCGGGGCATGGATCGTGATCGCCGCCGCGCCTCCCGCGGTCAATGCCGCGGTGGCGGCGGAGGCGCGGCGCGGGCGCATTTCGGTGAACGTGGTAGATGATCCGCGGCGCTGCGATTTCATCGTGCCCGCGTTGGTGCGCCGCGGCCCGCTGTTGGTAGCGATTTCGAGCGGCGGCACGAGCCCGGCGCTGTCGCGGCGGCTGCGCGAGCTGATCGAGGCCCAGGTGGGCGCGGAGTACGGCGAGTTGGCGGACCTGCTGGGGCGGCTGCGGCCGGAGGTGCTGGCGAGCGGGGACGAGCACCGGCGCCGGCACATATGGGAGGCAATTCTGGATTCGCGCACCCTTGAGTTGCTGCGCGAAGGCCGGCGCGAGGAAGCCGAACTGGAGGCGCGACGTTGCATATCCTGTGCACAGGATTGAACCATCACAGCGCGCCCGTCGAAGTGCGGGAGCGCTTGACCTTCTCCGGCGGGCGGTTGGCGCAGGCGCTCGGTGACATCTGCGGACTGCCGGGGGTGGAGCAAGCGGCGCTGCTGTCCACCTGCAACCGCACGGAGATCTATGCGGCCTCCGCCGGCGACGCCAGCGGGTTCGTGCGCGCGTGGCTGACCGTGCGCTCGGGGCTGGAGGCCGACGTCTTGTGGCCGCACATCTACGAGCATTCGGGGCGGGACGCGGTGGCGCACCTATGCTGCGTGGCGGCGGGCATTGACTCGCAGGTGATCGGGGAATCGGAGATCCTGGGCCAGGTGAAAGCGGCCGCCGATGCCGCGCGCGAGGCCGCGGCGCTGGGGCCGGAACTGGACAAGCTGTTCGCGGCGGCGGTCAGGGCCGGCAAGCGCGCGCGCAGCGAAACCGCCATCAGCCGCGGCGCGTTTTCCATCGGCCGCTGCGCCGTTGATACCGCCAATCGCGTCCTCGGCCCTCTCGACGGGCGCGCCATCCTCATTCTGGGCGCCGGCAAGATGGCCGAGAGCACCGTCCGCCGCCTGCGCGCGCAGGGGGCGGACGCCATCCTGGTGGCCAATCGCACCTATAGTCGCGCCCAGGAGTTAGCGCGCGAGCTCGGCGGACGAGCGCTGCGATACGACCAGCTCGCGCAGGGCCTGCAGGAGGCCGACATCGTCATCAGCTCGACCTCCGCGCCTCACTTCGTTCTGCTCCCGGAGCACGTGTCGGAGGCCATGCAGGCCCGCGGCGGTCGCGAGCTGTGCTTGGTTGACATCGCCGTGCCGCGGGACA encodes the following:
- a CDS encoding anti-sigma factor, whose translation is MDCAQFRENLQGLMEGDLPQEFASLVEQHLATCSGCRRELNQLGRTVRLVGSLVEVPPPPDLRARVARGAGEPAAAPIATCVRARDLLDDHAHGRLAPELADGMDAHLAGCRVCEREIATLEASIAFIRGLNEVDAPPWIHPRVQAEAARRSHPLRFRPVLKGAIGALAAAGAAAAVMLAIRAPVVVRQPAALAQRPARAGEQAAATALSKPAPTGVEETPVVTSSRAGATSAQAPAAARRARLAVKRTVIATRRGIDAMITAARPRLSAAPETSPPSVAVASTVLTAAATPVSHLAAADVEPPVDTQPQAHVEGSTESSQAAMVTLDRSPLSEVRQALLDQHRTEPLTLRPRHERDRFSSGPIRHWGF
- the hemA gene encoding glutamyl-tRNA reductase, which encodes MNHHSAPVEVRERLTFSGGRLAQALGDICGLPGVEQAALLSTCNRTEIYAASAGDASGFVRAWLTVRSGLEADVLWPHIYEHSGRDAVAHLCCVAAGIDSQVIGESEILGQVKAAADAAREAAALGPELDKLFAAAVRAGKRARSETAISRGAFSIGRCAVDTANRVLGPLDGRAILILGAGKMAESTVRRLRAQGADAILVANRTYSRAQELARELGGRALRYDQLAQGLQEADIVISSTSAPHFVLLPEHVSEAMQARGGRELCLVDIAVPRDIDPQVREIPGVHLFDIDDLGGGVEAAAAGRVGEVEAAGHIAAEAADKFCHWLAARGAAPLLAALRAHFEQARRQQLEKFAPKLQRLSLADRKWVEQMTRSLVKRLLHEPTVKLKQELAQGNGKSADALVRMYDLEARADEVERCTR
- a CDS encoding bifunctional precorrin-2 dehydrogenase/sirohydrochlorin ferrochelatase; translated protein: MPSNEGDGDRRRYYPVLLDLDGRRCVVVGGGEVAERKVRSLVECGAETLVIAPEVTEAIGDLARQGLVKLLRKPYEQGDLAGAWIVIAAAPPAVNAAVAAEARRGRISVNVVDDPRRCDFIVPALVRRGPLLVAISSGGTSPALSRRLRELIEAQVGAEYGELADLLGRLRPEVLASGDEHRRRHIWEAILDSRTLELLREGRREEAELEARRCISCAQD